A single window of Rhodoligotrophos appendicifer DNA harbors:
- a CDS encoding amino acid permease, which translates to MSHDHSGVEYRRVGAEYFEKRHLQRYAGVWSLWALGVGAVISGHFSGWNFGFGTGGWGGLLVAGIIIAIMYLGLVFCIAEMSPALPHTGAAYSFARTAMGPWGGFITGLCENVEYVITPAVIVTFIAAYVNSIFGFDPVYSPILWIVFYGIFLVLNIYGVALSFRVTLVVTLLSLAVLVFFWISAIPSMDFTRWALNVAPDGTELPEGNGPYFPFGLSGILASLPFAVWLFLAIEQLPLAAEESVDPKHDMPRGIILGMITLMISAFMIVLLNPSVPGVGTFKLGSSLEPLLDGFRAVYGDVGLVVLGLLALTGLISSFHTILFAQGRQIYSLSRAGYFPTKLSETHHQYHTPHLAMIVGSIVGLIIMLTIWFALGADEGGAAIGSILLNMAVFGAMCSYILQAVSFILLRKNQPDIERPFRSPFGNPGAIVTILIAIVTIGYQIQDPNFFKGVFWVGLWFLIGIIYFAVHGRHKLILSPEEEFALEHAEKRRAAAV; encoded by the coding sequence ATGTCGCATGACCACAGTGGAGTCGAGTATAGACGGGTTGGGGCCGAGTATTTCGAGAAGCGCCATCTGCAACGCTATGCAGGGGTCTGGTCTCTGTGGGCGCTCGGGGTGGGTGCCGTGATTTCGGGTCACTTCTCGGGGTGGAATTTCGGCTTCGGCACCGGCGGATGGGGCGGCCTTCTGGTCGCCGGTATCATCATCGCCATCATGTATCTGGGACTCGTTTTCTGCATCGCCGAGATGTCCCCGGCGCTGCCGCATACGGGGGCTGCCTATTCCTTCGCCCGCACCGCCATGGGACCTTGGGGCGGCTTCATCACCGGTCTTTGTGAGAACGTCGAATATGTCATCACACCGGCGGTGATCGTCACCTTCATCGCCGCCTATGTGAACTCGATCTTCGGCTTCGATCCCGTCTATTCGCCAATCCTCTGGATCGTGTTCTACGGCATCTTCCTGGTGCTCAACATCTATGGCGTGGCCTTGTCCTTCAGGGTGACCCTGGTGGTGACGCTGCTGTCGCTGGCCGTGCTGGTGTTCTTCTGGATCAGCGCAATTCCCAGCATGGACTTCACCCGCTGGGCCCTTAATGTGGCGCCCGACGGCACCGAGCTTCCTGAGGGCAACGGACCCTATTTCCCCTTCGGACTCTCAGGCATCCTTGCCTCGCTGCCTTTCGCGGTGTGGCTCTTCCTGGCGATCGAGCAACTGCCGCTGGCGGCGGAGGAATCGGTCGATCCGAAGCACGACATGCCGCGCGGCATCATCCTGGGCATGATCACGCTCATGATCTCGGCCTTCATGATCGTGCTCCTGAACCCGTCCGTGCCGGGCGTGGGAACCTTCAAACTCGGCTCCTCGCTCGAGCCGCTGCTTGACGGCTTCAGAGCCGTCTATGGCGATGTCGGCCTCGTGGTGCTCGGACTCCTGGCCCTCACCGGCCTGATTTCGAGCTTCCATACGATCCTGTTCGCGCAAGGACGGCAGATCTACTCGCTGTCCCGCGCCGGATACTTCCCCACCAAGCTGTCGGAAACGCACCATCAGTATCACACGCCGCATCTCGCCATGATTGTGGGCTCGATCGTCGGTCTCATCATCATGCTGACCATCTGGTTTGCGCTCGGTGCGGATGAAGGCGGGGCGGCGATCGGCTCCATCCTTCTGAACATGGCCGTGTTCGGCGCCATGTGCTCCTACATCCTGCAGGCGGTGTCGTTCATCCTCCTGCGCAAGAACCAGCCCGATATCGAACGTCCATTCCGGAGCCCCTTCGGTAATCCCGGTGCCATCGTGACCATCCTCATCGCGATCGTCACGATCGGCTACCAGATCCAGGACCCGAACTTCT
- a CDS encoding N-formylglutamate amidohydrolase produces the protein MAESLLEGEDGPVVVVNRDGASPFVLVCEHAGNRIPKALGRLGLADADLSAHIAWDIGAEPMARLMAEALDAPLLLQLYSRLVIDCNRPPDSPEAMCEVSELTPIPGNRDLTADQRRARIDAVFTPFHDAVARLLDERAAQGRESILVTLHSFTPIYKGFQRPWHVGAQYNRAPELSHTINALLAADPTLVIGDNVPYPVNDATHYTIPVHGEQRGIAHSMIEVRNDLITHPAGQAVWADKLGRVLTEARSRMNHKEPRTGGGD, from the coding sequence ATGGCGGAGAGCCTGCTCGAGGGCGAGGACGGCCCAGTTGTGGTTGTGAACCGAGACGGAGCGTCGCCCTTCGTCCTGGTCTGCGAACATGCCGGCAACCGCATCCCCAAAGCGCTTGGTCGTCTCGGCCTCGCCGACGCCGATCTCTCCGCTCATATCGCCTGGGACATCGGCGCCGAGCCCATGGCCCGGCTCATGGCGGAGGCGCTGGATGCGCCGCTGCTGCTGCAGCTCTATTCCCGACTCGTGATCGACTGCAACCGGCCGCCGGACAGTCCGGAAGCCATGTGCGAGGTGAGCGAGCTCACACCGATTCCCGGCAATCGCGACCTGACTGCAGATCAGCGGCGGGCGCGGATCGACGCCGTGTTCACGCCCTTCCACGATGCGGTCGCGCGGCTGCTCGACGAGAGGGCGGCACAGGGTCGGGAAAGCATTCTCGTCACGCTCCATTCCTTCACGCCGATCTACAAAGGCTTTCAGCGGCCCTGGCATGTGGGCGCGCAGTACAATCGGGCACCGGAGCTGTCGCACACGATCAACGCTCTGCTCGCGGCGGATCCGACCCTGGTCATCGGCGACAATGTTCCCTATCCGGTCAATGACGCGACCCATTACACAATCCCGGTGCATGGAGAGCAGCGAGGCATTGCGCATTCGATGATTGAGGTTCGTAATGACCTCATCACGCATCCCGCGGGGCAGGCGGTGTGGGCCGACAAGCTCGGTCGAGTGCTCACGGAGGCGCGGTCAAGAATGAACCATAAAGAACCGAGAACGGGCGGGGGCGACTAG
- a CDS encoding sensor histidine kinase — MTLSSHMPAEPNANQNDPSLEASRANRPLKAPVIDHGLIRRDQINAIARLTPWSMASNVLCSGIFVVATWGYFPQQTLLLWLVAVWGMSGLMLWSWARRRNALPATASRAAVSRTLRYAFLLGLPWGALATFMFGSSPLEIQLLIAALATGMAFSGGYALAAIPTAALTYTLTILAPLMVQCLLHPSVHLFALGAITLIYGTAFTASILSQARLTVSRAIDNQAVAHQNHFLWLLLHDFERNAHDWLWETDVSGRLNYCSDRLPAMLGRERANLLGLPLASLANGVPDPGWTLLAERMAALEPFNDVNVPVKIDNEVRWWALTARPAFGEEGEYFGYRGVGTDVSALRRAEEMRLAKEEAERAYVAKSRFLAIMSHELRTPLNAIIGFSDLIARETFGPIGEPRYLEYARDVQENSQHLLGIINDVLQMARAENGLIQLDEEKFAVQQLLEAIPRLLNAAAASGRVKIEIVPCPRTLTLTADYRLLKQILVNLVSNAIKFTPPGGVITVTCKAGENGSLLLSVKDTGIGVSAKDLEHIFEPFHQLDDQLQRRRGGVGLGLSIARQFARAHGGDIVFESVPGQGSTATLVLPSGRSSSTVSEPDTIL; from the coding sequence ATGACGTTGAGCTCGCATATGCCCGCAGAACCCAATGCGAACCAGAACGACCCGTCGCTGGAAGCCAGTCGAGCCAACAGGCCGCTCAAGGCCCCGGTCATCGATCACGGCCTGATTCGCCGCGACCAGATCAATGCGATCGCGCGGCTCACGCCGTGGAGCATGGCGTCCAACGTGCTTTGCTCCGGCATCTTCGTCGTCGCCACCTGGGGATATTTTCCGCAGCAGACCCTGCTGCTCTGGCTGGTCGCGGTCTGGGGCATGTCGGGGCTCATGCTGTGGTCCTGGGCACGACGGCGCAATGCGCTGCCGGCCACGGCCTCACGTGCGGCAGTGAGCCGGACACTCCGCTATGCCTTTCTGCTCGGCCTGCCCTGGGGCGCCCTGGCGACCTTCATGTTCGGATCGAGCCCCCTCGAGATCCAGTTGTTGATCGCCGCCCTGGCCACGGGCATGGCCTTCAGCGGCGGCTATGCGTTGGCCGCCATCCCCACCGCGGCGCTCACCTACACCCTCACCATCCTCGCGCCGCTCATGGTGCAGTGCCTCCTGCATCCCTCCGTGCATCTTTTCGCCCTGGGCGCCATCACGCTCATCTATGGCACGGCCTTCACCGCCAGCATCCTTTCGCAGGCGCGACTCACCGTGTCCCGGGCCATCGACAATCAGGCTGTCGCGCATCAAAACCATTTCCTCTGGCTGCTCCTCCATGATTTCGAGCGAAACGCCCATGACTGGCTGTGGGAAACAGACGTCTCGGGACGCCTCAATTATTGCTCGGACCGTCTGCCCGCCATGCTGGGTCGGGAACGGGCCAACCTGCTCGGCCTGCCCTTGGCCTCGCTCGCCAATGGGGTTCCGGATCCGGGCTGGACCCTGCTGGCGGAGCGCATGGCTGCCCTGGAGCCGTTCAACGACGTGAACGTCCCGGTGAAGATCGACAATGAAGTGCGGTGGTGGGCGCTCACGGCCCGGCCCGCTTTCGGCGAGGAAGGCGAATATTTCGGTTATCGCGGCGTCGGCACGGACGTCTCGGCCCTGCGGCGCGCGGAAGAGATGCGGCTTGCGAAGGAGGAGGCGGAGCGTGCCTATGTGGCGAAGTCGCGGTTCCTCGCCATCATGAGCCACGAGCTCAGGACACCGCTGAACGCCATCATCGGATTTTCCGATCTCATCGCCCGGGAGACCTTCGGCCCGATCGGCGAACCGCGGTATCTCGAATATGCGCGCGATGTTCAGGAAAACAGCCAGCACCTCCTGGGGATCATCAACGATGTGCTGCAAATGGCCCGGGCCGAGAACGGCCTCATCCAACTCGATGAGGAGAAATTCGCCGTCCAGCAGCTCCTCGAGGCCATCCCCCGGCTGCTCAACGCCGCCGCCGCCTCGGGCAGGGTCAAGATCGAGATCGTCCCCTGCCCCCGGACCCTCACCCTGACGGCGGATTACCGGCTGCTCAAGCAGATCCTGGTGAACCTGGTCTCCAACGCCATCAAGTTCACACCCCCTGGCGGGGTGATCACCGTGACATGCAAAGCGGGAGAGAATGGCAGCCTGCTGCTCTCCGTGAAGGACACAGGCATCGGCGTTTCAGCGAAGGATCTCGAGCACATCTTCGAGCCCTTCCATCAGCTCGACGATCAATTGCAACGCCGCCGCGGCGGGGTCGGCCTGGGGCTGTCCATTGCGCGCCAGTTCGCACGCGCCCATGGCGGCGACATCGTTTTCGAAAGCGTGCCCGGCCAGGGTTCGACCGCCACTCTCGTCCTGCCGTCAGGCCGAAGCAGCTCGACGGTCAGCGAGCCCGACACGATCCTGTAA